The genomic window GCCACCTCCGGGTCGAACTGCCCGCCCTTCCCGGCCTCGATAACCGCCAGCGCGGCCGCCACCTCCCGCCGCCCTTGCGCCGACCGGCCCGACGTCATCGCGTCGAAAGCGTCGGCCACCGCGATTATCCTCGCCCCCAGCGGGATCTCCTTGCCCCGCAGGCCGCCCGGGTAGCCGCCGCCGTCGTAGCGCTCGTGATGGCGGCGGACGATATCCGCCTCCTCCCGGAAGACATCGAAGTTCGCGAGAATATCCGCTCCCACCGCGGCGTGGGCCTGCACCGGCCGGCGCTCGTCCGGCGTCAGCGGGCCGTCCTTGCTCAAAATCGCCGCCGGGATGACGATCTTGCCGATATCGTGCAGCAGTGCCGCCCGCGTCACCGTCTCCACCGCCGGCGGGGGCAGGCCCAGCGCCCTCGCCAAATCCTGGCCCAGGTTGCTCACCGCGTCCGAGTGGCCGTTGCTGTAAGGATCCTTCATCTCGAACATATTCACGAGGATTTTCAGCATCCTGACGTACTGGCCCTCCCGCGAAGCCGCCCGCCGCGCACAGTCGGTGATCTCGTACAAAAACTCGGCCGTATGGCAGTCGTCGCCACAGCCCGCCAGCGGCACCCGCCGGCGCTCGACCACCCTCGCCGCCCCGCCCCGTCCGGCATACTCCTCCGTCCGCACCGTTTCCCCCGCGGGGCGGTGCACCGCCCCGACAGCCAGCCCGGCAAGTCCAAGTAATTCCTTACTGCCGCACAGCTCCTCAATCACTCCCCCCCGGGCGATAACCAGCGCGCACGGCATCCCTCCGAAGGCGCGGCTGCACAGTTCCAGGCGGTGAGTCGCGGCTGCCAGCTTCTGCTGCAGGTATGCGACACAGGCGACAATGGCCGCAAATGCCGCAAGATGGGCGGCATACCCGGCCGGCCCGTATTCTCCCCCCCGCACGAGCGCGACGAACAAATCGTTCACCCCCACGGCGAGAAGCATGATGACGCCGAGAGCCAGCGGCTTTTTCCAGGCACTGTTGTTCATGGCCACATCCCCTTATAACCATACTTGCTTTATATATTATGTTTACTAGAAGCAGCAGGTGCGTGACCTTTTACAACTGACTATTGACAACGGTGCGGCCGCTGGCCTAGACTAGAAAAGAACAGCACGCACGCAGACTAACACGGGGTGAAATTATGCTCGATATTTTCGACAGCACCTGCGTCCTTCTGGCCAAAGCCG from Sporomusaceae bacterium includes these protein-coding regions:
- a CDS encoding HD domain-containing protein, whose translation is MNNSAWKKPLALGVIMLLAVGVNDLFVALVRGGEYGPAGYAAHLAAFAAIVACVAYLQQKLAAATHRLELCSRAFGGMPCALVIARGGVIEELCGSKELLGLAGLAVGAVHRPAGETVRTEEYAGRGGAARVVERRRVPLAGCGDDCHTAEFLYEITDCARRAASREGQYVRMLKILVNMFEMKDPYSNGHSDAVSNLGQDLARALGLPPPAVETVTRAALLHDIGKIVIPAAILSKDGPLTPDERRPVQAHAAVGADILANFDVFREEADIVRRHHERYDGGGYPGGLRGKEIPLGARIIAVADAFDAMTSGRSAQGRREVAAALAVIEAGKGGQFDPEVAEAFVKLVIAGRARKEKETR